The following nucleotide sequence is from Strigops habroptila isolate Jane chromosome Z, bStrHab1.2.pri, whole genome shotgun sequence.
AGGAGGGGAATGCAATGTTGTTACCCCTGTAGCACTTGCTTTCTAGGGCATGTTTTCAGTAATTTAGTTGCTTTACATCGTATTGTTCTTTCCCTCCTATTTGTAGTAATTGTTTGAAATTTCATGTGTGCAATTCATGTCAGAAATTTGATATATTAAATGGTTAAAAAATATGCAGTagtaaaaacttttaaaatataccatAATAACATATGTAACGTGGTAATTGGTTAGTCTTGCCTGAGTATGTCCAATGTacagaattatttaaagaaaaactggaatACTGCTATGTAACTGTTAGTGCGCTTTCTTTTACACATATTGTTTGCATAATGAAACAAATCATGCATTGATAATCTTTGTATCTCACAACATAAAGTGTTTTGTCATTATTAGGTATGATTGTGAAAGAATACTTGTGATTCCTATCAACCTATATGTACATGTCTGTAGCCGATAGCTGTAAATCCTTAGTATTTGCAGTTACTGATTTCAGTTGTTATTCttcataaagatttttttcGTTGTGCTGTTCAAAGGCTGCATATACAAAACACTGATTGAAACAAAGGGGACAGTTCAGGATTTCAAGGAATCGTTTTGGGCTTTTGGAAGCTCAGGGGAATTGTGTTTATCAAGTTTATATTCATTTCTTAAGGAAAGCTAGGATCCAATGTTCTGTGCTGGGGGTTCTAGAGGGACCTTTAAGCAGATAAATGGGACTTTTTTCaagctttgttattttaagtTATGAATGTAAACACTATTGTCAGTAATTATTGTTATCCATAGATACTGTTacagttttttttcctctgtctagGAAGGTAGTTTTTGGAAACCATAAGAATGTGTAAAGAAAGGGAGATAGCTTCACTGTAAAAATTCACAAGAAATGGTGGCAAGGTTTATAGATAAACTAAGATTTATTATGTggaatcattatttttaaaatagacttCCTGTTATGTTCCCCTTCTTAGTAGAAACAAATGGTCCTATAAAGCCACCTCTTCAGTGTTGTAGGGTAACAGCATCTTATGATGCCAAAGTCTAACTGTTTTCATGCAGTAGAAAATGCACAAACTGACTGCctgggttgtgtttttttaaaggcaccttttctggattttaaaattaatttcctgaaCAGTAGGTTCAAATTTGACTTGGAAGTAGATAATACTAGTAAAGTGGGTTTGAGTTGTACCAGAAGGAGCCCACATTTGGACCATAGGTCACAGTGATGCTTTTATGCtggtggctttttgtttgttttttaaaagcactttgaaCATAAGCTATTACATTAGTAAAAGTTTTGCTAGATCAGCTTTGTTCATCCATGTGCTTTTGCCCCATTGCCTAATGCCTTCAGATGTCAGTTTCTTCTATTTgtctattaattttaatgaaatacatgGTAACTTACTCTATTTAAGAACTTATTCTCTAGCCTTTATCCAGTTTGCCAAACAGTCTCAACAGTAGCTAACGCAGATTTACAGGCAGCCAATGAAAGGTGTGATTATGTGATACTCACTTCCTTAGAAAACCagattaacaaaataaaattatccaaGCCTTCCTGGAGTGGGAAGCAGTATTTTGCATGCAAAGCAAGATACTGCTGATTAGCAGTGTTATACCTTGCTGGGAGTTGTTCCCTGCTCACACTGCTGGATGTTGAACACCAGCTAATGCCAGAGCTGGTGTGGTCAGGAGAGGATATGAGGAAAAAGGATATTGCAAGTGgggagatgggaaagaaaataattttggtaaTCTTCTTTTATCTAAAAGGGGAACTTTTGTGTAAAATGATTTGGCATGCATTGAGGAATGTGGAAGTAGGACCAGTAAGTCAAGCACTACTTTGAAGATAGAGGTGCACCACAGCAGAATGTTGGCTTTTTTGAAAACttacattttgttatttttgcctTGAAAAATGTTGTTGTATAAAACTAATTATGAGAGTTTATTGCGTAGCCCTCTAGAATTCTACATATCAGAATGAGAGAATTCTGCACGAGAATGAGACAGTATGGTCTTTTTTACTGCTTGGTATTCTTTTGTTTATATACTTCAAGGTATTTATCTACAAATTCATAAGGGGATTCTGCCAGAATCctcatatgtatttatttattaatttagaGATTTGCCCTGGTGATACTCTCTGGTTACAGGCCAGTTGTACATATCTATAGTTTGCACAATACACTGGgatatgaaaataaagtaacaaatatgtatttcttcacCATAATCTAGACTCATGTTTGTTAACTTGTCAACTGAGCCATGGCTATTCTTGAATATATGAAATACTTTGGTTCCtgtaaaaagaataattcttttgctggttttgttgatgttgggtgttggggtttttttttttgtgtgtgtgtgttcttaattttttttcttttttcccctcctttagTGGAAGTCCAAATATTCCaagctgattttcagaaaatctGACACGGTACCTGAAGAGCTCCATCAAATGGTACAAGAAGGCTTTCTGACCTTGCAAGAACATGATTGTTTCTTTCAAGATCTTGTAAGGatcaaaggaaaagattttgttaCCCCCATGTCTCGTATATTAATTGGAAACCCAGGATGCACATACAAGTACTTGAACACAAGATTATTTACAGTTCCTTGGCCTACTGAGGGTTATGATATAAAATACTGCAGTCCTCAAATACATGATGCTTGTAAAGCATTAATCAGACTTAATGACTACTTGCATATTGAAGCAGTCAAGGCGTTGCAAGGACAAAATTTGGTTGAGACCAAAGAAATTAACGATACTACTGTAATAGATAGGGAGCAAAATTTTGCTACTTCGTTTACAGAGAAAGGGTCTCTTTCAAAAGATCAAAGCAGTTGTTGTGTACCAGCGGATGACTACATAAGTCTAAAGGACAGAACGTCTTATAATGTGACTTTATTAAATTATATGGATCCACTACAAATGCTGTACttgaaacaagaaccttattTTGGAATGGGAGACATGGCAGTGAGCTGGCATCATGACGAGAATCTGGTTGAAAGGTCAACAGTTGCGGTGTACAGTTACAGCTGTGAAGGTGAGTGATGGGAGATGGGACTTAACCAGGGATATAAATATCCCAAATTCCTGAAGCtcttttatgtttccttttgtgTACGTCCATAAGCACACCTGTGTGCTAGTCTAGATTTGTCAAGTGCTTCTGCATACATTGTGGTACTTCTTGTACTTAAGCcttatctttatttttactaaaacCTCTACAACATATACCTGTGTTTACTGCAGCTGGCATATCAGGTGTTCTCTAAGTAGATTTAAAGATTGGTATGATTAATTTCCTGACTAAGAGCCAGGAAATACCTATTTCGGGTTAACGCATGTGCATATTTTTTATCCtgcaaaatgtttcattgtAATTGAGATCACCAACTTTCTTGTTTATCATATGCAGACTTGCTTCTCTTTATGCTGATTTTactgctcttctttctttgggAAGATAATTTTAGGTGGGTTTTGTGTAAAAGTATTACTGTATTTACTTGGAAGTGTATACATTTTGTCTGGGCACGCTGTAGTGCTAATACATGTTTTGCGGAGGAGTTGCCAACATTTTGTAGTTGGGAACGGTAgaagttttccattaaaatccCTATTGTCTGACAGGCTTTGCAGATTcttagttatttaaaaaaaaaaatccaacatttGAATGCAGtattggggggaggggaggaaatgtACTTGAAGAGtccttaaatatttcatttttggTTTAAAGTACCTTTcccatttttatctttatttaagAACAGACATGAGGATTTTTTCCTAACTGTGTTTGAacaaagactttattttttttaatggcttccAGTTTTGCAAACATAAGATTAGCATTTAGACACTTGATTTGAATTTGCAAATGCTCTGTTACATTTCATAATTCCCAACTGATTTTTGGTCATTCAAAAAATACTTTGATGTTTGCCTCAAACCATGGGAAGAATTCACACAGACTTTGGTAGGTTTTGGCTAAAGACCATGAGGTGAAAATAATAACTTACGCTTTCATGCATGTTCTCTTGTTAGTTTTGTTACTAGTTTTGAAAATCAACGTTCGGCTGAAATCATCATATTTAAATTTTCCGGGACATAAAGCATCGGCTGGCTTAGCAAGCTGAATAGAAGAGGTTCCCTGACCCATAGAAGTGTCACTTTGTTCATgaacttttttctgttctatttgCCAAGGACATTGATGTTCTATGTTCAgtaaatgttggggttttttttttcagtagtactgtagataaatatttttagtaacattttaagaaacataAACATGAAGTAATAATTGTGTAGGGGCTTATTGTAATATGCTTAAAAACTTTGTAATATAGAACTTGATCATGGCGGGGAAAAAAAGGGTCCCTTTTAAGTTTAGAGAGctataaattaacaaaaaagcTACAATGTTTATTCATAACTCACCACTTGACTTGGTTTCTTCAAGTTTAGCAAGGTAGGTAAAAATTACGCTATTTTAAACCCACTGCAAATTCTATGCAAGATTTGATTGATGAGGGTAGAAAAAGTATTTGGTATATTTAGGCCAAAAATTATTTAGATATCTGTATGTAATTAATGTTTTTGCCACATACAAgattttttcataaatacacTTAAAAGTTTATAATATTGTTAAATCccaaaggatttaaaaacagacatgaaaacttaaaaaaaaaaagctaacagCTTTCCAGGGAATAAATTGATCATGCTatcatttacattaaaaaaagaggtatttttgCAATTATTCCAAAAGTTTTTGATCAAATTGAAATTTGTGAGGAATCTCTTGGCAGCAGGTGGTGACATTAAAACCTCAGTGCAGTTGGAGATAGTGTAAAAGACActtttgggggaagaaaatgaaatcagatcTAAATCTGAACAAGATTAAATTCCACTTTCAAGCTCTGGAGCATGGCTCAAGTTGGTTTCATGGACTTTAGAGGGAGTTTAAGGTGCTTGGCATGGCTC
It contains:
- the FTO gene encoding alpha-ketoglutarate-dependent dioxygenase FTO isoform X5 codes for the protein MKRRAGEREKKLKKKKLLEELGKNRLPYMTPVDADFHQLWKSKYSKLIFRKSDTVPEELHQMVQEGFLTLQEHDCFFQDLVRIKGKDFVTPMSRILIGNPGCTYKYLNTRLFTVPWPTEGYDIKYCSPQIHDACKALIRLNDYLHIEAVKALQGQNLVETKEINDTTVIDREQNFATSFTEKGSLSKDQSSCCVPADDYISLKDRTSYNVTLLNYMDPLQMLYLKQEPYFGMGDMAVSWHHDENLVERSTVAVYSYSCEGSAVAEGDEQTLNGRDLAVWHIGLKVAWDIETPGLAMPLHQGDCYLMLDDLNMTHQHCVLAGFSPRFSSTHRVADCSRGTLEYIFGQCELALQNLQTDPDSVALSLKSLDTAVIKQVEEIHNEVEFEWLRQFWFQGKRYLKCTDWWLKPIAKLEEFWRKMEIMVYKV